A segment of the Desulfatirhabdium butyrativorans DSM 18734 genome:
GACCAGGCTGCTGGCGGATTCGAGCCTTTCCCGGATGGCATCCGTAAGATGTCCGCTGTCCCCGAGGGATTTGAGAACCGCTTCACGGCGTTTGTCGATGGCGGCAAGGGTTTCGAGCCGATCCCGGATGTCTGCGATCACCACTTCGTCGAGGGAGCCGGTGGCTTCCTTTCGGTATCGGGCGATGAAGGGAACGGTGGCTTCTTCCGCCAGCAGTTGGGCCGTGTTGCGCACCTGAGATGGCTGCAGGCCGAGGGCGGATGCGATTGTTGAGATGTGGGTTTCGTTCATGCGCTTTCGGATTGCTTTCGAATGGTCTTGACGATGAATTCGAGGGCCAGCAGATACCCCATCGATCCCAGCCCGACGATCTGACCGGTACAGACATCCGAGATCAGGGATTTGTGGCGGAAAGGCTCTCTCTTGTGTACGTTCGACAGATGCACCTCGACGATGGGCATCTTCAGCAGGAGCAGGGCGTCCCGGATGGCCACGCTCGTGTGCGTATAGGCGGCCGGGTTGATGATGAGACCCTGATGCGATGCGGCGATGGCCTGAATTGCCTCGACAATCATGCCTTCGTGGTTGGATTGGAAGGTGTCGATATCGACCCCCCAGGTGTCTCCGGTTCGCTGCAGGGTTTCGTTGATATCGGCAAGGGTTGTGGCGCCGTATGTTTCGGGTTCACGAGTGCCGAGAAAATTCAGGTTCGGCCCGTGAATCACCAGGATGCGTGGGCGGTCGGTGATGTCGGACATGGGGGCTCCGGATATGGGTTATGGGTTGGATGATGGCTTCAAAGCAAA
Coding sequences within it:
- the aroQ gene encoding type II 3-dehydroquinate dehydratase, with product MSDITDRPRILVIHGPNLNFLGTREPETYGATTLADINETLQRTGDTWGVDIDTFQSNHEGMIVEAIQAIAASHQGLIINPAAYTHTSVAIRDALLLLKMPIVEVHLSNVHKREPFRHKSLISDVCTGQIVGLGSMGYLLALEFIVKTIRKQSESA